Proteins from a single region of Weeksella virosa DSM 16922:
- a CDS encoding NAD-dependent epimerase has protein sequence MQKVLVTGAAGFIGYFTVKKLMEVGYEVVGLDNINDYYDINLKYARLKDVGFRREDAEVWTKETQSTTYKNLSFIRLNLEDRENLPTLFEKHQFDAVIHLAAQAGVRYSLENPMAYVDSNLVGYVNLLECCRHAKVKHLVYASSSSVYGENPKTPFEEEDRVDYPVSLYAATKKANELLAHTYSHLYQLPTTGLRFFTVYGPYGRPDMAPMLFATAITENRPIKVFNNGDMSRDFTFIDDIVNGIIISLKNPPAKDQEHPYYQLFNIGNGSPVSLMQFIETLEKELGKVADKNMMPMQAGDVPRTWAETTKLNQLGYDSTISIAEGVKEFVKWFKAYNKLS, from the coding sequence ATGCAAAAAGTTTTAGTTACAGGTGCCGCAGGTTTTATTGGCTATTTTACCGTAAAAAAATTAATGGAGGTAGGGTATGAAGTAGTGGGTTTAGACAATATAAACGATTATTACGACATAAATCTAAAATACGCACGATTAAAAGACGTAGGCTTCCGTAGAGAGGATGCTGAAGTTTGGACGAAAGAAACGCAATCTACCACGTATAAGAATCTTTCTTTTATTCGCTTAAATCTAGAGGATCGAGAAAACCTCCCAACGTTATTCGAGAAACATCAGTTTGATGCCGTTATTCATTTAGCGGCACAGGCAGGGGTTCGATATAGTTTAGAGAATCCTATGGCCTATGTAGATAGTAATTTAGTAGGCTATGTAAATTTATTAGAATGTTGTCGTCATGCCAAGGTAAAACACCTGGTATATGCGTCTAGTTCTTCGGTCTATGGCGAAAACCCAAAAACACCTTTCGAGGAAGAGGATCGCGTAGATTATCCTGTAAGCTTGTATGCAGCTACCAAAAAAGCAAACGAATTACTAGCACACACCTACAGTCATCTGTACCAATTGCCAACAACAGGACTTCGTTTTTTTACAGTGTACGGACCGTACGGACGACCAGATATGGCACCCATGTTGTTTGCTACAGCGATAACCGAAAATCGACCAATCAAAGTTTTTAATAACGGCGATATGAGTAGAGATTTTACGTTTATCGATGATATAGTGAATGGGATTATCATCTCCTTAAAAAATCCACCAGCCAAAGATCAAGAGCATCCATATTATCAGCTTTTCAACATCGGGAATGGATCGCCAGTATCCTTAATGCAGTTCATCGAAACATTAGAAAAAGAATTGGGTAAAGTAGCAGATAAAAATATGATGCCGATGCAAGCAGGAGATGTACCAAGAACATGGGCAGAAACTACAAAACTGAATCAACTAGGGTATGATAGTACAATCAGTATCGCAGAAGGAGTGAAAGAATTTGTAAAGTGGTTCAAAGCATATAACAAACTCTCGTGA
- a CDS encoding ATP-grasp domain-containing protein → MLSRTQIKDIVFSIPFLKKYYIKRRIKTTNDLIPLDRLDEELNKAEVVLLDNSIDKNIKVGLVKDGDDYEGYVKERSYYPKYERFLKNNNIQYEYYDIYKSDWQEQAKNYDVVIWHTSSDVSTQDIATNKIYVLEKLLGIKCLPNFHEIWTYEDKINAHYLYQRYDLPEIPTFVTHSKEDALAYIEHCKFPLISKLATGSSSYGVDKINNKEEAEKVIKQSFSHKGRKTYFAYQNQKDYVLFQGFIDDATFDLRIMVVGDKLLGYYRYPNKGDFKASGAGNVEKKAIPAEALELAYKVKELYDATFLATDLLYSEKDKQYYIIESSVFIGVDTPEQLVIDGVAGYYKRVAENSYEFHEGKFWVQELTLKEFFDRSQ, encoded by the coding sequence ATGCTTAGCAGAACCCAAATAAAAGATATTGTTTTTTCGATACCGTTCCTCAAAAAATATTACATCAAAAGAAGAATTAAGACGACAAACGACTTAATTCCACTCGATCGTTTAGATGAAGAGCTCAATAAGGCCGAAGTCGTATTACTAGATAATTCGATTGATAAAAATATAAAAGTAGGTTTGGTAAAAGACGGGGACGATTACGAGGGATATGTGAAAGAACGGTCTTATTATCCTAAATATGAGCGCTTCCTCAAAAACAACAACATACAATACGAATATTACGACATCTACAAGAGCGATTGGCAAGAACAAGCAAAAAACTATGATGTAGTTATTTGGCATACAAGTTCTGATGTCTCGACACAAGATATTGCCACAAATAAAATTTATGTATTAGAAAAACTTTTAGGCATCAAATGTTTACCTAACTTTCATGAGATTTGGACCTATGAAGACAAAATAAATGCACATTATCTGTATCAGCGTTATGACTTACCCGAAATACCGACCTTTGTTACGCACTCAAAAGAAGACGCTTTAGCTTATATAGAACATTGCAAATTTCCTTTAATCTCTAAGCTAGCCACGGGTTCATCTTCTTATGGAGTAGACAAGATTAATAACAAAGAAGAAGCCGAAAAAGTAATTAAACAATCGTTCTCACATAAAGGAAGGAAAACCTATTTCGCTTATCAAAATCAGAAAGATTATGTGCTATTCCAAGGGTTTATAGATGACGCAACTTTCGATCTACGGATAATGGTTGTAGGTGATAAATTGCTAGGATATTATCGATACCCAAACAAAGGAGATTTTAAAGCTTCAGGTGCTGGCAATGTAGAGAAAAAAGCTATCCCGGCAGAAGCATTAGAGCTAGCATACAAAGTAAAAGAGCTATACGACGCAACCTTCTTAGCCACCGATTTGCTCTATAGTGAGAAAGACAAGCAATATTATATCATAGAGAGCTCGGTATTTATAGGTGTTGACACCCCAGAACAGTTGGTAATAGATGGAGTCGCGGGTTACTATAAAAGAGTCGCCGAGAATAGCTATGAATTTCATGAAGGTAAATTTTGGGTGCAAGAACTAACCCTGAAAGAGTTTTTTGATAGATCCCAATAG
- a CDS encoding right-handed parallel beta-helix repeat-containing protein, whose protein sequence is MPDFPVSINSKGLKIPSNRKIIFQENSRLILIPSNTRSYDILGLNMVENIEIINPRIIGERKENFGKNKRTGEWGMGISIRSSKNIKILGGVLENFWGDGIYLGKNNEYKEITNSNILIEGTHIKKARRNGISVTTANNLIIKDVRIEKVSGKSPQAALDIEPNGRADVIKKISIINLETINSGTGILISLRKLIDRKPQEVSVNIENHTDRNSVQAFRFAGFNNAYELNGLKRLTGTILVNNSLWVNNKGTFTYEKGLGLMPTIIFKGITYKKLNETFDLKPERFYYITKREPNIRFE, encoded by the coding sequence ATGCCAGATTTTCCGGTCTCTATAAATTCAAAAGGTTTAAAAATACCGAGCAATAGAAAAATCATTTTCCAAGAAAATTCCAGGTTAATTCTTATTCCTTCTAATACGAGAAGCTATGATATTTTAGGTCTTAATATGGTAGAAAATATAGAAATTATTAATCCAAGAATAATAGGAGAAAGGAAAGAGAACTTTGGGAAAAATAAAAGGACAGGGGAATGGGGAATGGGAATAAGCATACGGTCTTCCAAAAACATTAAAATTCTAGGTGGAGTTTTAGAGAACTTTTGGGGTGATGGCATTTATTTAGGAAAAAACAATGAATATAAAGAAATCACGAATTCAAATATTTTAATAGAAGGAACGCATATAAAGAAAGCAAGAAGGAATGGAATTTCTGTAACTACTGCAAATAATTTAATCATAAAAGACGTAAGAATAGAAAAGGTTAGTGGGAAAAGTCCACAAGCTGCTTTAGATATTGAACCTAACGGCAGAGCTGATGTTATAAAAAAGATTTCGATTATTAATTTGGAAACTATAAACAGCGGTACTGGAATTCTTATTTCTTTACGAAAATTAATCGATCGGAAACCGCAAGAAGTTTCGGTTAATATTGAAAATCATACGGATAGAAATTCAGTTCAGGCATTTAGATTCGCTGGATTTAATAATGCATATGAGCTCAATGGGTTGAAAAGGTTGACTGGAACAATTTTAGTGAATAACAGTTTGTGGGTGAACAATAAGGGTACCTTTACATACGAGAAAGGTCTAGGATTGATGCCTACCATAATTTTTAAAGGCATTACCTATAA
- a CDS encoding N(5)-(carboxyethyl)ornithine synthase, producing the protein MKTVGFPISQKNNEKRRCLIPSDIAKIKHKKQIYIETGYGDVLGYSDEDYLQAGVNVVSQEEVLSKDIICDGKIGDAAYLPQLKNQTIYGWVHAVQNRDITDIMIDNSLTAYAWEDMFEDGRHTFWRNNEIAGEAAIMHAYTLYGVFPYDTKVAIIGRGNIGKGALKILTFMGADVTVYDRKTEKLFQKELEQYDVIVNCILWDTKRTDHIIYKQDLKRMKKGALIIDVSCDRNGGIETCIPTTMDNPTYEVDGIVHYAVDHTPSIFYKTISRSLSKEVAKTIDFLIEDNPTEVLKNALIVENGIVKDQRINDFQKR; encoded by the coding sequence ATGAAAACAGTTGGATTTCCAATAAGTCAAAAAAATAACGAGAAAAGAAGATGTTTAATACCATCTGATATAGCTAAAATAAAGCATAAAAAACAAATTTATATCGAAACAGGTTATGGCGATGTTTTAGGATATAGTGATGAAGACTATCTACAAGCAGGAGTAAATGTTGTATCCCAAGAAGAAGTACTGAGCAAAGACATTATTTGCGATGGGAAAATAGGCGATGCAGCATATTTGCCACAATTAAAAAATCAAACTATTTACGGTTGGGTACATGCCGTGCAAAATAGAGATATTACAGATATCATGATTGACAATTCCCTAACAGCTTATGCATGGGAAGATATGTTCGAAGATGGGCGTCATACATTTTGGCGAAACAATGAAATAGCCGGTGAAGCTGCAATCATGCATGCATATACCTTGTATGGTGTATTTCCTTATGATACAAAAGTTGCGATTATCGGAAGAGGAAATATCGGAAAAGGAGCATTGAAAATTCTCACCTTTATGGGGGCAGATGTCACTGTATATGATCGAAAAACAGAAAAGCTTTTTCAGAAAGAGTTAGAACAATATGATGTAATAGTAAACTGTATTCTTTGGGACACAAAACGAACGGATCATATTATTTATAAACAAGATTTGAAACGCATGAAAAAAGGTGCTTTGATTATAGATGTGAGCTGTGACCGTAACGGAGGAATAGAAACATGTATTCCTACTACCATGGACAATCCGACGTACGAAGTCGATGGTATAGTGCATTATGCAGTAGATCATACGCCGTCTATCTTTTATAAAACAATCTCTAGAAGCTTGAGTAAAGAAGTTGCTAAAACTATAGACTTTTTAATAGAAGATAATCCTACAGAGGTATTAAAAAACGCCTTAATTGTAGAAAATGGTATAGTGAAAGATCAAAGAATTAATGATTTTCAAAAAAGATAA
- a CDS encoding O-antigen ligase family protein, with protein sequence MKQYLLHREVFLLRFIVISVFIIFVLQFPGLSLLRIPLILAHLILLFLLNFKLRKLNALDFIFTLLITYVVIQSFLLQEIISLLYFLQAIISVVLYFIFYSYCSVLLRQGIELNFQKLTKYITFFLPFFLISFQSWSLTRSAGLLGNPNITAHVFIMLTPFCLLIPHKIRYYILLLSIVLLGLIMFASRSAFMAFILGIVVYFTSLYFDRVKYKFSLYLFFLALVIYLSYDAVNIAIQVMSKYNYLFSNVDSRLLYLSYNGRDLIYDMALERLKGHELFGLGFEGAKFESEMGHILSTHNGFLELFIRIGYIGTIIFSALLILMIYNISKTKNKYFRGAALMGFVIILSLATNSSTFFVFNYLFYYIIIMHSLCEYEKKIQVIY encoded by the coding sequence TTGAAACAATACTTGTTACATAGAGAGGTTTTTCTGTTGAGATTTATCGTAATTTCTGTCTTTATTATTTTCGTTTTACAGTTTCCAGGATTATCCTTATTAAGAATTCCTTTGATTTTGGCTCATCTTATATTGCTTTTTCTTTTAAACTTTAAGTTGAGGAAATTAAACGCTTTGGATTTTATTTTCACTTTACTAATCACTTATGTGGTTATTCAAAGCTTTTTATTACAAGAAATCATTAGCTTGTTGTATTTTTTGCAGGCTATCATTTCTGTTGTATTATATTTTATTTTTTATTCTTATTGTTCCGTTCTTTTAAGGCAGGGCATAGAGTTGAATTTTCAAAAATTAACCAAATACATCACCTTTTTTTTACCTTTTTTTTTAATAAGTTTTCAATCTTGGTCTCTAACAAGAAGCGCAGGTTTGCTTGGGAACCCTAATATTACTGCACATGTTTTTATAATGTTAACTCCTTTCTGCTTACTTATACCACATAAAATTCGTTATTATATACTTCTATTGAGTATTGTTTTATTGGGTTTGATAATGTTTGCCTCAAGGAGTGCGTTTATGGCTTTCATTTTAGGTATTGTAGTTTATTTTACCTCGCTTTACTTTGATAGAGTTAAGTATAAGTTTTCTCTCTATTTGTTTTTTTTAGCTTTGGTTATTTATTTGTCTTATGACGCTGTTAACATAGCTATTCAAGTTATGTCCAAATACAACTACTTATTTTCTAACGTTGATTCAAGGTTGCTGTATTTGAGTTACAATGGTCGTGATTTAATTTATGATATGGCTCTCGAACGATTGAAAGGTCATGAATTGTTTGGGCTTGGCTTTGAGGGCGCTAAGTTTGAATCTGAAATGGGACATATCTTAAGTACTCATAACGGATTTCTTGAGCTTTTTATAAGAATTGGGTATATAGGGACTATAATTTTTTCAGCTTTATTAATTTTGATGATTTATAATATTTCAAAGACAAAAAATAAATATTTTAGAGGAGCAGCCCTTATGGGGTTCGTTATTATTCTTTCATTAGCAACTAATAGCTCTACTTTTTTTGTGTTCAATTATCTTTTTTATTATATCATTATAATGCATTCATTATGTGAATATGAGAAAAAAATTCAAGTCATTTACTAA
- a CDS encoding oligosaccharide flippase family protein: MKNKIKQLLKNKDAKSLIENFFSLGALQVINLILPLVVLPYMIKTVGFDKYGVVVLAASLIAYFSSVTDYSFTITATRDVAVFRDSPQKINIIYSKVLIVKSILLLFSWLIIGIIVFAYLPFYEEKTVFFCSALMLFGYVLFPEWFFQGIEKMKFIAFLNVGIKVFFTACIFILVRTPEDYWKYALLNSIGYIGAGLIGQYLLIKKYKLKFIWLKNKYIRQTFKSNFPVFINRFVPNLYNNTSTFLLGVLANTSSVGLYDAIKKIIDLGVMVISVISRVFFPYLNRNKAGFAQYMKGMIIVGAILAVSPIIFYKIVFWYLNIQDADAFWVLLVLSIGLFFITLYDVFGLNYFIVNRKDKIVMRNTLMASLVGLVLAYPLISYFGIIGAAINLTLARVIMGGGMAYNYIKKKV, encoded by the coding sequence GTGAAAAACAAAATCAAACAACTTCTGAAAAATAAAGATGCAAAATCACTTATAGAGAATTTTTTCTCTTTAGGCGCTTTGCAGGTGATTAATCTAATCCTTCCGTTGGTTGTGTTACCCTACATGATAAAAACGGTAGGGTTTGATAAGTATGGAGTAGTGGTTTTAGCCGCCTCATTAATTGCATATTTTTCTTCGGTAACCGATTATAGCTTCACCATTACGGCAACCAGAGATGTGGCAGTTTTCAGGGATAGCCCCCAAAAAATCAATATCATATACAGTAAAGTATTGATCGTAAAATCAATCTTACTACTTTTCTCATGGCTCATAATCGGGATCATTGTTTTCGCCTATCTTCCTTTTTATGAAGAAAAGACAGTGTTTTTTTGTTCAGCATTGATGCTTTTTGGCTATGTGCTATTCCCAGAATGGTTTTTCCAGGGCATTGAGAAAATGAAATTTATAGCTTTCTTAAATGTAGGAATTAAGGTTTTCTTCACGGCTTGTATTTTTATATTGGTAAGAACACCAGAAGATTATTGGAAATATGCATTGCTCAATAGTATAGGATACATTGGCGCTGGACTGATTGGGCAGTATTTGTTAATAAAAAAATACAAGCTAAAATTCATTTGGCTCAAAAATAAATATATACGTCAGACGTTCAAAAGCAACTTCCCTGTTTTTATCAATCGGTTTGTACCTAATCTGTACAACAATACAAGTACATTTTTATTAGGGGTTTTAGCCAATACAAGTTCGGTCGGATTGTACGATGCAATAAAAAAAATCATCGATTTAGGAGTAATGGTCATAAGTGTCATTTCTCGTGTGTTTTTCCCATATCTAAATAGGAACAAAGCTGGATTTGCACAATATATGAAAGGAATGATTATAGTAGGAGCAATTCTGGCAGTTTCGCCAATAATATTTTATAAAATTGTTTTTTGGTATCTTAACATTCAAGATGCTGATGCTTTTTGGGTATTACTTGTTCTTTCAATAGGCTTATTCTTTATTACTTTGTACGATGTGTTTGGATTGAATTATTTCATCGTAAACAGAAAAGATAAGATTGTAATGAGAAACACATTAATGGCATCTCTTGTAGGATTGGTATTGGCTTATCCACTCATATCCTATTTTGGGATTATAGGAGCTGCAATCAACCTAACATTAGCAAGAGTGATAATGGGAGGAGGTATGGCATACAATTATATTAAAAAGAAAGTTTAA